Genomic segment of Chelmon rostratus isolate fCheRos1 chromosome 2, fCheRos1.pri, whole genome shotgun sequence:
TATACAGTCCTCAGAGGAGGTCTAATtagtcaaaataaataaaaaggggCTGTGAGGATGTACCATGTAATGCCACATTTAAACAGACattaacactgaaaaacacaaccaCTCATTGTACTTGATCCTAGCTCAACTTTTGCCGCAGTGACGTTCTGCAATTCACTCCATCGGCCAATAAAAGACGTGCAAGCACAAATTCCTGCTACTTGCACAAATCATGGATAAAATAATGTGCCCCTGTGGTAACTTGTTAGAGTTGTTAAAGGGGGACTGCACTAATTTGACACATCACTGCTAGCATAACACAACAAATGACATAACAAATCTCTGGCCAAACGATGGGCGGGCtcgttgcattgtgggtactGTGCCAGGTTTtgagaaggagggagaatgTGTAGAATAACAATGAAAGGTAAGTTATGGTTCAGCTACTTTCTGTTTTAAACTGAGCGTCGTGAATCTGACAGTGCTATAGGAGTGAATGCTAATTTGGTGGAGTACTCCTTTAAATACCGTCTGAAAGTGTTACAAACCTCTGTGCACTGTTTGGCATCTGATACTCATGGACctgttactcaaactggacttcagGGATCACCTTTCATCCACCGGTGCCTCTTATGTTTGTTTACTCACTGCTGGTTTTGGTGCAGTAATCTTGTTACTGTGACGTGCTACATAGTAACGCATTACTGCCCTGCAAATAGAGACGCGAAAAAGCCCAAAGCCTCCCTCTTAAACCAAACTTTGTTCAGATTGTTAATGCAACATTAAGTTTGTATTCTCAGTTCGTCTTTGATTTAAGCATTTGTTCCCAAACGAAAAGGTGAAGCCTTTAATATGTAGGCACTTCCATATTTATTGATCCCATTCCATTAAATCCTGTCAAGAGCTTTGTAGCTCAGCTGTAGTAAGAGCTCCATTATAttgcttgttttcatgtgtatgttTCAAATTAACCTCCAAAGTTGTATAATTGTCcagttaaaatgtgtgaaacatgGTATAATTTTCCCTGTCTTCATCTATCTATAAAATCACACTATatactactgtgtgtgtgtgtgcatcaaataaaaccacagactTCCCTACTCTCATTCATTCTTTAATTACgtcaatattaaaaaaaaagtgctgcttGTAAAGAAtaacatttcttttaaatccTCGAATTCAaatgaacaagaaaaaaaagactaaaataattTATGatacaataacaaaaatatttacatttgtttaaaaaaatctgtacaatataccagaaaaagaaacattacaGGCCAGACTGAAGCCAGGTGGAGGTAGGTTGTATCAtgctaagaaaagaaaacaaaaaaatcatccCTGCTGTCAGGTTAAAACCTCTGAATCTTTACTTCAGGAGGCAGTTCTCTGTGACTGGGAACCTCTAGAAAAcgaaaaaaataacaaataatgtGAGGTGTTTGGAAGAAAAACCAAGAAGCTAAAGCTTCCCTGAAAAAACACTAGCTCGCGTTAGAAGCAGGCGAGGTTTTAACCAGACAGCGACATCATCAAAGGGAACAAGGCGTCCTGAACAGAATGCATTTCAAGGCAGAACAGGTTTCACACCACTAAAAACACCTCTATTCTCATTATTCCTACCGACCAGGGTCTGTTCAAGTACACTCAGActaaaggaggaagaagaaaaaacaagaagcattttaagacatttgacacaaataagcaaatgtttCCCATTTGCACATTCAATTGCAAACAGCACATTAATGGATAACATTGGCGATAATTGGTATTTAGAGTAAAACTGCATTCAGTTAAACATCCGACCCCATTACTTATATTTCAAACTCAAGATCCAGATTTACCTTTTACGTTtatatatttaacattaaaatattcattgATGTCACTGCGCTCTTCGGCAGCTACTTTGGGTCCATGTGATCAATTGGGTTCAAAACTGCGAAGGGCCGCCAATCTGGAGCTGAATTACAGTATAATTCGACATCATCCTCATAATGTGATGAAGCTCAACTGCTTTTTAGTTTCAGGGAAATTCAATCATGACTTAACCTGTAGTTCATTTAGATGCTGAGGGACAATCTCAGAAATCTTTACCAGTTTGTTCAACGAGGGCCACTGACCAATGAATCACATTTAAGCACTTTCCACTGGATTAATGGTAAATATGTCAACTGCCTTTCTTAATTTACACTTAGCAAAGAGGCTGCTCTACGAGCAACAGAACTAAATGTCACAGTATCGCTGCTGGTGCAGCTTCCTCCAACCAGAACCATTAAATATGTCAGGACACCATCTGTCTGTCGCTCTGTTACAGACATGCAACCGCTATCCAGAGGTTTTCCATCCCAACTTTGGCTGATTTGCTACAATAGCAAAGCTCAGGGTTCAGTTTACCTCCCAGCTCAGTCTCCTCAAAACCTGAATGCTGATTAATATGGCTACCTTTGAGTGAACGGTTTATTAATGACAAATacttaaatacacaaagcaACTTCTACTTCTTTaactagaaaacacacacatactctgaAGTGAGTGTGCTGGCGGTGAGCTGAACCGAGGCTGAGCGTTGTTATGTGTACAGTATCAGACCTGGTCTATACAGTACTGTCATGACACCCATTAACCTGATAACAGAGTGTTGTTGGGCCCAAGGGTCCGCCTGAGGCCAAACAGGGCTGAGAGCACACTGAAAAACCCCTTAACTGATCATAGCATCAGATTTGGAATTTAACTGGAATTGACAGAAGTGCAGTTGGCCAAATAACTCCAAAGCCACCATCACACACCTGTCAGAGTGGAGGGATCACTGGTTAGTATGGCTATAAGACATcctgaaaaacacaatattcAAGTTTCATTCAACTACTGAGCTGATGTGGTTTCAAGGTTATTTGACCCAACAGGCGCTTCTGTGTAATATTCACATGTGCCATTTGGCATCCCCGAATGGGACGAAACAAAGAAACGGAAGATAACAAAGGGTATTGTTCTCGTCTTTCAGTGTGCGTCCAGccaaactcaaaaaaaaaaacataataaaaatctGCTCGCTCCACCTTCGTTTCCACTTTAAAAACACCCTACGCTCTACAACAGTCAGCAGTCAAGGCATGAGAATGATTAATTCTGAGGCaatgagtgtgttgtgtttgtcaaTGACAATAATTGAAAATATGAGTCTATACAGTCCAGAGTTATTGTTACCATAAAGTCCTTGAAATGTCAAACTTTGTGCGCTCTTTTCAGCATGGCTACACGGCACCTTGTGTCCCACCCATCCCTCTGTCTTTGTACAAAGTCTCTTCCCTTGTCCACCCTCGCCCCTCCCCAACATTGTCTCTAACACCTAAAAAAGCAGCCCATGGTTTGGTCCATTAGCTGCGAAGCTGCTCCAGCCTGGCTTTCAGCTCTTCCTGTTTGGCTCTAAGTCTGTCCCTCTTGGACTTCAGTCTGTGTCCCTCGTCCTCCAGGCCGTAGATGCAGTCTCTGGCCTTCTTCAGGATCACCACCTTGGATGCCTTGTCGTTGTGCGACAGCTCTGGGACGTTGTCGCGCAGGCGCACGAAGCAGTTCTTCAGCTCGTTGCGCCGCTGCCGTTCCATCACATTGTGTGTCCGCCGTCGCTCCTCCTCGTCCTCGGTCTCTGTCGAGTTCCGAGAcgagtggtggtggtggtggtggtaccGCGACGAGGAAGACGACGAAGAGGACGAGCTGCGAGAAGAGTGGTGGAAGCGCGATGAGCTGTCGCTGCCTCTCGAGCGCTTGtgggatgaggaagaggatgacgGCGGCGGTGACGCAGGACAGGGCGCGGCATAGTTGTGTTGCATCTGGATCTCAAAGTGGTGGCGCTGGAGAGctcgctgctcctcttcctgcttctgCTGACGGGCAGACAGGTCAGCCAATGAGGGCAGAGGGGATGGGCTGGATGAGCAGCGCACTACCGTCACCACGTCGATCTCCTCCTCTGTAGAGAGAAGAAAGGCGAGGAAGGTTAGTTTTCTGGCACAACCTTGTTTTCTGACCCTTGTGGTAACTTTATCTGCTCTCTGAAGGCGTGACGACATTTCAGAAGGGCGCTGACACCAAAAACACGAGTGTAGACACTGTACACAACACACCAATGTGggtttgttcacacacacacacacagtagtgaAAATCATTCCCTCTACTGTAAACAACCATAAACGTGCAGAAGCTTACAGCTGTTACAACAAGCTGTGACTCTGTTAATGAGTGAAGGCAGCTCCAGATTACAGCAACAGGTAAAGGTATAAACAGTCGTTACAGTTTGGTGCTCTGAAAGTATTTCAAGTGAAATTGGAAGCAGGAAACGCTATTCACCATTTAAATGAGTaggtatgtttattttttcaaaaattaaaattacaacaaaaatccaaacattttttttaattaacaaataTACACAAAGGCTGACGGGTCAATAAAAATTCAACAAATGTGGGTCTGCCTCTGGTTTACAGTCAGGGGTGCCAGAGGGCTCGAGTCGGTACAATGACTCATTACGAGTTAATGGATGAAGCCACAACTGTTACCGCTGAACatgagtcacacacagacacacacacagtcaatccTCCCTCCTAAAAGCTCTCATTTACTCATGTCAGTCAACAGCCAGTGAAACCCCACCCACGCCTCAATCACATCCTTAAGGCTCCTGCAGATTACAGGTGGGCGGACGGCATCCAGATAAGCCGAGTGCAAAGAACAATTTGGGCTCGGTGCCACTAAACATTAACAGCGAATTATCAATGAAATGCCGGCGACAAGCGTTTATACTGATAAACTGCACAATGATGAGGCAGGATTGAGATAAAGGCTGATATGACAATCAGAGCTAAAACATCCATAAAACTATTTTAAAGGCGGCATTTTATTGATCCTGATTAATCCTGACTGACTCTAAAAGACTCACAACAACAGGTGCAAACATTCTGGCCCAGCTTTCATCATATGAGTTAAAAtcatgaatgtgtgaaatgatgATGAGGTCTGAACTCACCAGAGTCGCTGGATGAATAGGTGGACAGCTCGCCACCGGTTGAGCCGTAGTCTGACGTGGCTTCGCTGGGCTCCTGAGTTTCCATCAGGTTCTGGCAGTCCAGTGTGGAGCCGGCAATCTCCTCGAAGATGCTGGTGTTGATGTCAGACAGCAGGGGGCTGGAGCCGAGCACTGAAGAgaccagcttctcctccaggctCTTGTCCGCTGCCAGGCACTGCCACAGGCAGTCCTCGCCGTTCTCCTCCAGGGGGGAGCAGGGCTGGCTGAGCTCGCCCTCCTTATCAGCAGCATCGGGGCGGAAGAAGTCGTAGTTCCAGTTGAGTTGCATGTCGTGATCCTCCAGCAGGATGTCCGACACGTAGCTCAGCTGGTCCTCCTTGGACAGGGGCTTGCTGCCGCCAACCCCGGCCTTCATGGGGGGGGACTGCGGCGGTGTTGGCAGCGACTGGAGGTCCTTCATCAAACTTTGGCAGAACTCATCGTCAAACAGCAGCGGCTCTGAGTAAAGCCAGTCCTGCGACTGAGCGAAGCTTTGCAACATGTTGGAAGGCAGAATCTgggagaacaacaacaaaaaccaggacaaaaagaataaaatcagaGAGGTAGCGGAGCTTATTTGGTTTAAATCCACAGAGGATGAGCCAGTAGTGTGTTCAAAGCAGCGGCGACAGTGTTGAATGGGTAaatcccagcagcagcaccaacacGTGTTGTAGTGAAAGTTTAAACCAGTTCCTCCACACTGAGACCCCGAACAACAGCGTGCCACCTTAtatctgtgtttacatcactgaAGCCCCGCCCCGCTCCTCCGGGGAGGCCGTAAATCACCCAAAAAGATTCAACACCCCCTCCCCATGACATCATAGGAACAGCTGGGAGAGACAGGAGCAGAAACTTAACACCTCTTCCACTCGATTTACATCTTTCCTTCTCAgaacttcattaaaaaaaaccccgAAAATTAAGCCCGGCTGCCCCGCTGGCTCGGAAAAGAAAACGTTTACAGAGACAATGGGTCGcttttgtttctcctgcttTTCCACTTAAAAACCTCTCACACGCATGAACACTTCGGTTTCCCGGCAGGAAATCAGGACAATCTCACAGCTTCTTCCAGAGAATAAAAAAACCTGCTTTTCTTAGCACAAAGCCCGAGGAGCGCTGATGATCATTAAAAAGCTCAGCGGATCATGTATGTTAACACTAACCAGTCTGGACACGCTGGtttcctgctgctttcagcaaacaattcacaataaaaacttaaaattTTACTGCAAAATGCTTTAAAATCGTCGGATTAAACAAGCATAGCTAAAAGCATCAGGGTGGGAAGCACTCCTGTGAGTTTGGGGTGAATTCCTGTAATAATCCTATGGAGACTTATGGTATGTGCATGTATAGCAGACTGTGTGGGAGaacaaagcagcagtgtgtgtggcgCAGACAGCCTCTGTGAGTTAAAGGCTGCCTTTCTTTACCATCACAGCCTGGGAAACCGGAGCCAACACTTAAATACAGAGCAgtgacaagacagaaaataattcaAGTTAAGTACTTAATAGTGTTTCTGATGCCATTTTCTTTACTCTACATAACACTAAACGACTGTTTACTACATATGAATGCATGTCATTATCTAAAACTACCGGCAACTAAGTGCAGCGCGTGCACTGAAGCAGGCTAGGCGGAGCGTCtaaaatatacacatttctaaatgaggttttgaatgcagattGCTGAAGCTTCAGTCTTTGCCGTTAGGTCGCGCTGACTGAGTGCTCCTGCACCAGACTCCGAATCTATTAGATCTGAACACCATGTGaacatataaaataatttataaaaaaaaacctcaacatGCAGAAAACCACACATCTAGTCCTAAAACgcagtatttttctgtgtgaaagaaGTCAGTGAATGCACCAGAAGTGCTTCAGAGAGCTAAAAGGTGAACCCGCTGAAAGGGTCATTTAAACCCCGCATGGGTTGAGCAACGCCGTGTTCCCACGTGAAACCGgcatttccttttcctttaatttcccACTTACAACTACATGAAGCACAAAATTACAACGACGAAATGCACAAAAGCACAACTGAACGTCGCGCCGTGAGATGACTTGAACGGGCCGTGCATGATTCTGATTAAATCTGATAACCCAAATTCACCCCCGGGCAGCTGCCTTACCTTCAACTGTCCTCACAGAAGTGGAATTCAGAATGACGAAAAAGCGAGAAAACGTCCTAAATTTCCAGTAAAGTCCACCGGGAGAGACGTCAAACTAGAATTGTCTGCTGACGTGAAATTTTCTGCGTGTAAAATTAAAGTTGCAGCACGGCAGCATGGTGTTTATCTCCGACCGgactccttctcctcctccgttACGGGCAGACAGAGTACGTGTGGGTGTGGCTGCCGGGGTCGCGAGGATTATATCGCTGCTACTCGCACGTGTCCTTCCACCGCGACCAAAAACGCGCCAAAACGCTAAAACCGAGAAGGGGTTGTTCAAGGCAACCGAACCCACCGTGTTTTTATCCACCGTCAGCTTCGGTTTCGATCAAGTTCAGGCGGAAAAAACGGGGGCGACGGCGATTGTGGTTAATTTGGCGTTGAAATGCGGGTCTATGTTGTCTCGCCCGCGGAGTGATATCGCACAGGCTGGGATTCCAGGAAAATGGTGGCGGGTAAAAGTTGGGACAGAACACACGTGGATTGTGGAGAGATGCCGGGTGTCTCACTGCCTGTCTcgctgcctgtctgcctgtctgtctcgcCTCAGGGCGATGAGATGGAGCAACAAAGAGGAGGGAGTTATTGGAAATTCTATCAGTTGTCATTTGAAAGGTGcaatcagaaaaataattaaaaagtgaGCGATGCATTCAGGGCCAGTAGTAAGCGCTCAGATATTATTCAACGCGCAGAAAATAAATTCCTCCGTCATGAACGGGGAATCCGGTGGGCACAGCAAGCCGGTTtggtatttttactgcatgctgGAGGCAGGGAGCTTACAGTACGTCTTCTCTGGCTCTTTACCTTTAATTGTAGTATTatgacagggagacagacaggcaggcagacaggctgaATGCTTTCAGAGCCACGTTGTCCTCAAATTCCAACTCTTGCAAGGGTGTTTcaccatccaaccatccatccccaactcctcctcctcttactactactactgcaaATACTACAGCTACAACCACAAACTGTCTCATCTGTCCACTTTGCTTTTAAACAAAAGCAGTCTCAACTGCACTTTCAGCTTATGCACAATTAAGCTTTCAGACACAAGTTTGCTAATATTTATAGAatattgtgcatgtgcatatagggtttattttttgaaattggAACTTTATGCAATTGACAGGTCTTTTGCAGCCatgttaaataataaaaaaactgaaacaaaatgcaaaatgaatctCACATGGTCACATGAAATTATCACcgataaaaaaaataataagtaatAGTAAGTGggtgatgtatgtgcagagatGAATGAACTCCACACAGCCCCACACTCAGATACCGCAGCCCCCCCTCCGCAATCTCCGCCCCATGTCGTTCCTCTCGTGCGCTGCACGTTACATAACGGACAAGGATTCGCCGGTACACGTGCAGAGGCGCGGGCCAATCAGAGTGCGAGTCAGCCTCGGTTCACGTGAGTTCTCAGCAAGGACTCTTGTAATCGGAGCCCACCGTTCTCATACCGACTACGTTCACTTCTGCAATACGCAGATCTTTAAATACACTCTTGTTTTCTCATGAGAAGGTTCCGTTTAAGGTCATCTGGTAACTAACAAACATATAGATTATGaaaaagacatacagtacaatacTTGCATAGTATTTGCTTTATTGTTATGGAATAATAATCACCactcatttatattaaaaatggtaaaaatatGCATGAAGTCTGGTCCACATACAACAAAGGGCTGGGTAATCAAGCTCCATGACAGCACTGTGTGTCTTCATAGGTCAACAACATGTTTATTGTTATTCATGGCTGTGTGCTCTTCATGCATTCTGCACTTTTCGGGATAATCACAGCCTTGCTGGGAGTCTCTCATATGGAAACTATTTTTGGCGAGTGTAAATGCACAGCACATTTCCAGAGGCGGAGGGGCGATGCAGCGTAATCctacaaaggaaataaaaaccctgcgctgaattttttttttttttaaagtggtCTGTTCCACGTTTGGAGGATGGGGTTTCTGTCTGTAGCGGCTGATGTGGGGCGGATCACAGCAGAATAGGACATTTTGCTCAGGAAgcagtggacacacacaaagaagggGGATTTGGAGGTGAATAACTGGGTTAATGTGCCACCTACAGGCCGACtggcagactgactgactggcctGGTTTCAGCTCTGAATACTAAACCTCctggctggctgactgactCACTGGTTTAATTTCTCACTGGTTAACTCTGGCATTTCCAAACTTTTCACATAAATCCAACCCCTCACTGATCTGCATTTGATTAACTTTTATGAAACTCAGATCGCAGTTCAAGGTGAAATCAACTCTTCTTTAGTCAGCATCAGTGTGTCTAGATTTTAATGAAGTTAACATGCTCATTACCACCTTCATTATTAGG
This window contains:
- the mych gene encoding myelocytomatosis oncogene homolog, which produces MLQSFAQSQDWLYSEPLLFDDEFCQSLMKDLQSLPTPPQSPPMKAGVGGSKPLSKEDQLSYVSDILLEDHDMQLNWNYDFFRPDAADKEGELSQPCSPLEENGEDCLWQCLAADKSLEEKLVSSVLGSSPLLSDINTSIFEEIAGSTLDCQNLMETQEPSEATSDYGSTGGELSTYSSSDSEEEIDVVTVVRCSSSPSPLPSLADLSARQQKQEEEQRALQRHHFEIQMQHNYAAPCPASPPPSSSSSSHKRSRGSDSSSRFHHSSRSSSSSSSSSSRYHHHHHHSSRNSTETEDEEERRRTHNVMERQRRNELKNCFVRLRDNVPELSHNDKASKVVILKKARDCIYGLEDEGHRLKSKRDRLRAKQEELKARLEQLRS